A DNA window from Pleurocapsa minor HA4230-MV1 contains the following coding sequences:
- a CDS encoding RES domain-containing protein: protein MVEINPPPPDPKFPISPEYQVLQIGTQLRRIYNPNQYNTRPISFRFNGPRARFDHHRYSHQDPLEDNERGINYWGFSLSCCLVEVFGDTRIIDVQDYQVALLTLNQTIKLLDLRGKAAMKAGILCSVSQIPERNLSQQWGKYFYEKTEVYGIIDGLIFNNAHNSEDSIALYERAKPQLDSAKIKTLALNSSSLRAAIADCALENSMIFD, encoded by the coding sequence ATGGTAGAGATTAATCCACCACCCCCAGATCCAAAGTTTCCTATTTCACCTGAATATCAAGTTTTACAAATAGGCACTCAACTTAGAAGAATTTATAATCCAAATCAGTACAATACTAGACCAATCAGTTTTCGATTTAATGGGCCAAGAGCAAGGTTCGATCACCATAGATACAGTCACCAAGATCCTCTTGAGGATAATGAGAGAGGAATTAACTACTGGGGCTTTAGCCTGAGTTGTTGTCTAGTAGAAGTTTTTGGAGATACGAGAATTATTGATGTGCAGGATTATCAAGTAGCTCTTTTAACTTTAAATCAAACAATTAAATTACTGGATCTTCGAGGGAAAGCAGCTATGAAAGCAGGAATTCTCTGCTCAGTGAGTCAAATACCAGAGCGAAATTTATCTCAGCAATGGGGAAAATATTTTTACGAGAAAACTGAGGTTTACGGTATTATTGATGGCTTGATTTTCAACAATGCACATAATAGCGAAGACTCAATTGCTCTCTATGAAAGAGCGAAGCCACAGCTTGATTCGGCAAAGATAAAAACATTGGCTTTAAATTCGTCTTCCCTACGTGCTGCTATTGCCGATTGCGCTTTGGAAAATAGTATGATTTTTGACTAA
- a CDS encoding MbcA/ParS/Xre antitoxin family protein, with the protein MKTITVADNSDREILSSFKDLISSMSFNTKNRLKKRFEDIAAQSCPSIEEKRLADEIAGKSYSLEERKELELSNLIKSFSLRNILLKDTISGVEVAKLLNCSSRQTPLDRVNNQTLLAVKDNGKWKYPLWQFDVNGADRVIEGLPSVIAALKVSNLAKVSWLTRPNQVFEGKTPVEMLKEQKLARVLTEARGVGIGQ; encoded by the coding sequence ATGAAAACCATTACTGTAGCTGACAATAGCGATCGCGAAATACTATCTTCATTTAAAGATTTGATTTCAAGTATGTCTTTTAACACTAAAAATCGCTTAAAAAAAAGGTTTGAGGATATAGCTGCTCAATCATGCCCTTCAATTGAGGAGAAGCGACTAGCGGATGAAATTGCAGGAAAGTCATATAGCCTAGAAGAAAGAAAGGAGCTTGAATTAAGTAATCTAATCAAATCATTTTCCCTGAGAAATATACTTTTGAAAGATACTATTTCAGGAGTCGAGGTGGCAAAGTTACTGAATTGTAGCTCAAGACAGACTCCATTAGATCGAGTCAATAATCAAACGCTGTTGGCGGTCAAAGACAATGGAAAATGGAAGTATCCACTATGGCAATTTGATGTGAATGGTGCAGATAGAGTTATAGAGGGATTGCCATCTGTGATTGCTGCACTGAAGGTTTCCAATTTGGCTAAAGTTAGCTGGTTGACTCGCCCCAACCAAGTATTTGAAGGTAAAACACCTGTCGAAATGCTCAAAGAGCAAAAATTGGCAAGAGTTTTAACTGAAGCAAGGGGAGTAGGAATAGGACAGTAA
- a CDS encoding Hsp20/alpha crystallin family protein encodes MSSLQRQLNHLFDDALTPENWSDFGNLAKVPAAELTETDDAVHLKLEVPGMEAKDLDVQVMADRVAISGERKSETKTEEDGRTRSEFRYGKFSRVIPLPVRIQNTNVTADYKDGILNLTLPKSEEEKNKVVKVNLESEE; translated from the coding sequence ATGAGTTCTTTACAACGCCAACTAAATCACTTGTTCGATGATGCTTTAACTCCTGAAAACTGGAGCGATTTTGGTAATCTAGCTAAAGTACCTGCTGCGGAACTAACCGAAACTGATGATGCAGTTCATCTCAAACTAGAAGTTCCAGGCATGGAAGCCAAAGATCTAGACGTTCAAGTTATGGCAGATCGAGTAGCTATTTCTGGTGAACGTAAATCAGAAACTAAAACAGAAGAAGACGGTAGAACTCGTTCTGAATTCCGTTATGGCAAGTTCTCTAGAGTCATTCCTCTACCAGTACGGATTCAAAACACCAACGTTACCGCCGACTACAAAGACGGTATCCTCAATTTGACTCTACCTAAGTCTGAAGAAGAAAAAAATAAAGTAGTGAAAGTAAATCTAGAGAGCGAAGAGTAG
- a CDS encoding ATP-binding domain-containing protein — protein sequence MPVGINEKGRKFIETEPIGQDGEHCEQKAWDACKKAFADRECIGYWRYPIFSKTGECRKEPDILIVDKEFGIVVTEVKGITINQIKSVNGHLWEFQNFYTTQDSPSPYKQAEKQLYSLLGYCDREEIICRQVKGRAIVALPFISEKEWQEKGFDRLPSCPPIIFKEDLGAKSLIKRIEQSSLVQSGRNLNDEQWELLLAVVGGTPVLRRTLNKSITVAQDNKTRSSVINQLRERLYELDLQQQHIGLEIPPGAQRIRGIAGSGKTVLLCQKAANMYLKHPDWNIALVFFTRSLYDQIENLVDKWIRHYSYGELDYKSNVQAQSKLKILHAWGARDRAGFYRTICKEHNQHPLAAIKNTQPNEGLATVCKQLMQNIDITPMFDAVLIDEGQDLVADPIQLRYEDKQAIYWMAYQSLRPCDRSQPEQKRLIWAYDEAQSLDTLKIPTAKELFGEELSQLLSRGRQYKGGINKSEVMHRCYRTPGEILTAAHAIGMGLLRPNGILSGLTTKTEWESIGYEVQGAFREGQEITLHRPPANSPNPIPTLWGEPVIQFNTYSSRQEEFSILAENIKHNLEYDGLTPSRQILVLVLGGYEAKQLETHVAEFLMNQGIDIFIPSAVKLNQLDPKFDKYNPNNYNPDTFWHEGGVTVSRLNRAKGNEADMVYVVGCDNVAKNESNINLRNQLFVALSRARGWVSLSGTGYYPMYDEIQKVINSGDTFTFNYQRPKRSFDDEITEIPVQANVNIQMLPEKTSRAYSRAANRAKYKASKLKLNNTKQIF from the coding sequence ATGCCAGTAGGAATTAACGAAAAAGGAAGAAAATTCATAGAAACAGAGCCAATCGGTCAAGATGGCGAACATTGTGAGCAAAAAGCATGGGATGCTTGCAAAAAAGCTTTTGCCGATCGCGAATGTATTGGTTATTGGAGATATCCGATTTTCTCTAAAACTGGAGAGTGTCGTAAAGAACCTGACATTTTAATAGTAGATAAAGAATTTGGAATAGTAGTTACTGAAGTTAAGGGAATTACAATTAACCAGATTAAGTCAGTAAATGGTCATTTGTGGGAATTTCAAAATTTCTACACAACACAGGACAGTCCTTCTCCTTATAAACAAGCCGAAAAACAACTTTATTCATTGCTTGGTTATTGCGATCGCGAAGAGATAATTTGTCGTCAAGTCAAAGGTCGAGCCATTGTAGCTTTACCTTTCATTAGCGAAAAAGAATGGCAAGAAAAAGGATTTGATCGACTTCCCAGTTGTCCTCCTATTATCTTCAAAGAGGATTTAGGAGCAAAGTCATTAATCAAAAGAATAGAACAAAGTTCTTTAGTTCAATCTGGCAGAAATCTTAATGATGAACAATGGGAGCTTCTTCTTGCTGTTGTTGGTGGCACTCCCGTACTTCGTAGAACTCTCAATAAATCTATAACAGTTGCTCAAGATAATAAAACACGCTCTAGTGTAATTAATCAATTAAGAGAACGCCTTTATGAACTAGACTTACAACAACAACATATCGGTTTAGAAATTCCCCCAGGAGCGCAGCGTATTAGAGGTATTGCTGGATCGGGTAAAACTGTTTTGCTTTGTCAGAAAGCAGCTAATATGTACCTCAAACATCCTGATTGGAATATTGCTTTAGTCTTTTTCACTCGTTCTCTATACGACCAAATAGAAAATCTAGTTGATAAATGGATACGTCACTATAGTTATGGAGAACTTGACTATAAAAGTAATGTTCAAGCTCAAAGTAAGTTAAAAATTTTACACGCTTGGGGAGCAAGAGATAGAGCAGGATTTTATCGGACTATTTGTAAAGAACATAATCAGCATCCCTTGGCAGCTATCAAAAATACACAGCCAAATGAAGGATTAGCAACTGTTTGTAAACAGTTAATGCAAAATATTGATATTACTCCAATGTTTGACGCTGTTCTCATTGATGAAGGTCAAGATTTAGTTGCAGACCCCATACAGCTTAGATATGAAGATAAGCAAGCTATTTATTGGATGGCTTATCAATCACTTCGTCCTTGCGATCGCTCACAACCAGAACAAAAAAGATTGATTTGGGCTTACGATGAAGCTCAAAGTTTGGATACTTTGAAAATTCCTACAGCTAAAGAGTTATTTGGCGAAGAATTAAGCCAGCTTCTTAGCAGAGGACGACAATACAAAGGTGGGATTAATAAATCTGAAGTTATGCACCGATGCTATCGTACACCAGGGGAAATTTTAACTGCTGCTCATGCAATTGGTATGGGATTACTTCGCCCAAACGGTATATTGTCAGGACTAACTACAAAAACTGAATGGGAAAGCATTGGATATGAAGTTCAAGGAGCTTTTAGAGAAGGACAAGAAATAACCTTACATCGTCCTCCAGCTAACTCACCCAATCCAATACCTACTCTTTGGGGTGAACCAGTTATTCAATTTAATACATACAGTTCCAGACAGGAAGAGTTTTCTATCTTGGCTGAAAATATTAAACATAATCTTGAATATGACGGACTGACACCTAGCCGACAAATTTTAGTATTAGTTTTAGGTGGCTATGAAGCTAAACAGTTAGAAACTCATGTTGCAGAATTCTTAATGAACCAAGGGATTGATATTTTTATTCCAAGTGCCGTTAAATTGAATCAGTTAGATCCTAAATTTGATAAATACAACCCGAATAATTACAACCCTGATACTTTTTGGCATGAAGGAGGAGTGACAGTATCTCGTCTTAATCGGGCTAAAGGAAATGAAGCTGATATGGTTTACGTTGTTGGTTGCGATAATGTAGCCAAAAATGAATCTAATATCAATTTGCGTAACCAGTTGTTTGTAGCATTAAGCAGAGCTAGAGGTTGGGTAAGTTTAAGTGGTACTGGTTATTATCCTATGTATGATGAAATTCAAAAAGTAATAAACAGTGGTGATACTTTTACTTTTAATTATCAAAGACCAAAACGTAGTTTTGATGATGAAATAACCGAAATACCTGTACAAGCTAATGTCAACATACAAATGCTCCCCGAAAAAACAAGTAGAGCTTATAGTAGGGCTGCTAATAGAGCTAAATATAAAGCTTCTAAATTAAAACTTAACAATACAAAGCAAATATTCTAA